The Bos javanicus breed banteng chromosome 18, ARS-OSU_banteng_1.0, whole genome shotgun sequence genome has a segment encoding these proteins:
- the LYPD3 gene encoding ly6/PLAUR domain-containing protein 3 has product MDPARKAGSWAVIWTTGWLLLLSLLLPEGAKALECYSCVQNADDGCSPQKMKTVKCAPGVEVCTEAVGAVETIHGQFSVAVRGCGSGIPGKNDRGLDLYGILAFIQLQQCSQDRCNTKLNLTSRGLNPAGNESAYQPNGVECYSCVGLSRKECQGRAPPVVSCYNASDHFYKGCFDGNVTLTAANVTVSLPVRGCVQDEFCTRDSATGPGFTLSGSCCQGSRCNSDLRNKTYFSPQFPPLVLLPPPRSTTLAPNKSVSTSTSAPSSTVTTKATPVPTTTRSTTKAITPAQTNQTSPQEVGHETFREEEASLAGGASGHQDRRNMGQDPIKDVTHSKGSAAPWAGWVTLLLAMAAGALL; this is encoded by the exons ATGGACCCCGCCAGGAAAGCAGGCTCCTGGGCAGTGATCTGGACTACTGGCTGGCTGCTCCTGCTGTCGCTGCTGCTTCCAGAAG GAGCGAAGGCCCTGGAGTGTTACAGCTGTGTGCAGAACGCAGATGACGGGTGCTCGCCGCAGAAGATGAAGACGGTGAAGTGTGCACCAGGCGTGGAAGTCTGCACAGAGGCTGTGGGGGCCGTGGAGACTA TTCACGGGCAATTCTCGGTGGCAGTGCGGGGCTGCGGTTCGGGAATCCCCGGCAAGAATGACCGCGGACTGGACCTTTACGGGATTCTAGCCTTCATCCAGCTGCAGCAGTGTTCCCAGGACCGCTGCAACACGAAACTCAACCTCACCTCGCGAGGGCTCAACCCGGCAG GCAATGAGAGTGCCTACCAGCCCAACGGCGTCGAGTGCTACAGCTGCGTGGGGCTGAGCCGCAAGGAGTGCCAGGGCAGGGCGCCGCCCGTCGTGAGCTGCTACAATGCCAGCGACCATTTCTACAAGGGCTGTTTCGACGGCAATGTCACCTTGACAGCAG CTAATGTGACCGTGTCCTTGCCTGTCCGGGGCTGCGTCCAGGACGAGTTCTGCACCCGGGATTCGGCGACAGGCCCAGGTTTCACGCTCAGCGGCTCCTGCTGCCAGGGGTCCCGCTGTAACTCAGACCTCCGCAACAAGACCTATTTCTCCCCTCAATTCCCACCTCTCGTCTTGCTGCCCCCACCTCGGTCCACCACCCTGGCCCCAAACAAATCTGTCAGTACTTCCACCTCAGCCCCATCCTCCACCGTCACCACCAAAGCTACCCCAGTCCCCACCACCACCCGGTCCACCACCAAAGCCATCACCCCAGCTCAGACCAACCAGACTTCTCCGCAAGAGGTGGGACATGAGACCTTCCGGGAAGAGGAAGCTAGCTTGGCTGGAGGTGCTAGTGGCCACCAGGACCGCAGAAATATGGGGCAGGACCCCATAAAAGATGTGACCCATAGTAAAGGCTCTGCGGCTCCTTGGGCGGGATGGGTGACTCTTCTGTTGGCCATGGCTGCTGGCGCCCTACTATGA